In Salvelinus sp. IW2-2015 unplaced genomic scaffold, ASM291031v2 Un_scaffold910, whole genome shotgun sequence, a genomic segment contains:
- the lrp10 gene encoding low-density lipoprotein receptor-related protein 10: protein MTASFNLCVLNVLFVTAYSSLELASSTAHCGQSPQVLEAQRGEIRSSVHHSWSYRPRPFNCSWIIKAHVGEPVILSFSQFSTRCKKEWVSVTSSTGKPITLCGSDLPKPMELMGGNITVTHHFLPHLFPVSAFCLGYVRDSGECPVVDFECLGGRCLPLSWRCNGRTECLGEGMGLGTDEQDCDGEIEILDPEHDKVVATTTTPESYIERESEGETGREKNGGRDWETAPVEVEKEEKEVEEDGEYTKVKETDNPIEDYWEFLPRQLPSPEPHRAHPSPGVTRAPIEWPCGGLLQTFYGTFAPPSIKGPPLFCVWTLDPQDSRPLKLDLQLLELGPGDTVTITNRQQGTGELIKTITSESSYKAIQVESRTGLLSLTYRTLPGSEGLGFNATYRVGGYCPPWEGKCGGAAGGCYTQEQKCDGRWDCPETGHDEAGCRGCPRDQFACGGVGQRAVLAGHNFIGRPVCFPAKERCNYQLYCADGSDEKDCTICQPGTFHCDSNSCVFESWSCDGQVDCKDGTDEMNCTMTLPRKVITAATVGSLVCGLLLVIAMGCTCKLYSLRTREYSMFAPISRQEAELIQQQAPPSYGQLIAQGIIPPVEDFPTENPNESSSLSLRGFLQLLRQDTSNSPRRRRRPRFIRRAVRRMRRWGLIPRSASRPSQPSSSAPQLTEAPSTGVDPSQSTPATTSLAVEAVNLPLPQKLGLVPQTVQYQPPPPPHFLPPPTLLPPPIVSTPATPQSPPVAVPPTPSSPSLASLFHSLGRTISRFRSSPSSSPTNSLPLSTSPSFSSXSSEDEVLLIPLSEDTTPEDDVPLLTLDP from the exons ATGACTGCCTCTTTCAACCTTTGTGTCCTCAACGTTTTGTTTGTAACTG CCTACAGCAGCCTGGAGCTGGCCTCCAGTACTG cTCATTGTGGACAATCTCCCCAAGTCCTGGAAGCCCAGAGGGGAGAGATCAGAAGCTCCGTCCACCACAGCTGGTCCTATCGCCCACGGCCGTTCAACTGTAGTTGGATTATCAAGGCACACGTAGGAGAGCCCGTTATCCTCAG TTTCTCCCAGTTTTCTACACGCTGTAAGAAGGAATGGGTCTCGGTGACGTCATCAACTGGCAAGCCCATTACCTTATGTGGTTCCGACCTGCCAAAGCCCATGGAGTTGATGGGGGGGAACATTACAGTGACACACCACTTCCTGCCACACTTATTCCCCGTCTCTGCATTCTGCCTGGGCTACGTCAGAG acTCTGGTGAATGTCCGGTGGTGGACTTTGAGTGTTTGGGCGGGCGCTGCCTGCCCTTGTCCTGGCGCTGTAACGGCCGGACAGAGTGTCTGGGTGAAGGGATGGGGCTGGGAACAGACGAGCAGGACTGTGATGGAGAGATCGAGATCCTGGATCCTGAGCACGACAAAGTAGTGGCGACCACCACCACACCAGAGtcctacatagagagagagagtgagggggagacaggaagagagaagaacgGGGGGAGGGATTGGGAAACGGCACCGGTTGAggtggagaaagaagagaaggaagtagaggaggatggggaRTACACCAAGGTAAAGGAGACAGATAATCCTATAGAGGACTACTGGGAGTTCCTGCCTCGTCAACTCCCCAGCCCCGAGCCTCATAGAGCCCACCCCAGTCCCGGTGTGACCCGGGCCCCCATTGAGTGGCCATGTGGCGGCCTCCTCCAAACCTTCTATGGGACGTTCGCCCCTCCTTCCATCAAGGGCCcccctctgttctgtgtgtggacCCTGGACCCACAGGACTCCAGGCCTCTGAAGCTGGACCTGCAGCTGCTGGAACTGGGGCCTGGAGACACGGTCACCATCACCAACAGACAGCAGGGCACCGGGGAGCTCATCAAAACT ATCACCAGCGAGTCCAGTTACAAAGCCATCCAGGTCGAGTCCCGGACCGGCCTTCTCTCCCTGACCTATCGCACGCTCCCCGGCTCAGAGGGGCTGGGCTTCAACGCCACCTACCGTGTCGGGGGCTACTGCCCCCCCTGGGAGGGTAAATGTGGGGGTGCCGCGGGGGGCTGCTACACCCAAGAACAGAAGTGTGACGGGCGCTGGGACTGTCCTGAGACAGGGCATGATGAGGCGGGATGCAGGGGGTGTCCCAGGGACCAGTTTGCTTGCGGAGGGGTGGGGCAGCGGGCGGTGCTGGCGGGTCATAACTTCATAGGGCGTCCGGTGTGCTTCCCTGCCAAGGAGAGGTGTAACTACCAGCTGTACTGTGCTGACGGGAGCGACGAAAAAGACTGTACCATATGTCAACCTGGGACCTTCCACTGCGACAGCAACAG YTGTGTGTTTGAGAGCTGGAGTTGtgacggccaggtggactgtaAGGACGGGACAGACGAGATGAACTGCACCATGACCCTGCCTCGAAAGGTCATCACCGCGGCAACCGTGGGCAGCCTGGTCTGTGGGCTGCTGCTGGTCATCGCTATGGGCTGCACCTGCAAGCTCTACTCACTGCGGACCCGAGAATACAG TATGTTTGCGCCAATCAGCCGCCAGGAGGCGGAGCTAATCCAGCAGCAGGCCCCTCCCTCCTATGGTCAATTGATCGCCCAGGGCATCATCCCTCCAGTGGAGGACTTCCCCACGGAGAACCCCAACGAG tcttcctctctttctctgagagGTTTTCTCCAGCTTCTCAGACAGGATACTTCTAACTCTCCACGACGCCGACGCCGTCCCCGATTCATCCGCCGGGCTGTCCGTCGCATGCGGAGATGGGGCCTAATCCCCAGATCCGCCTCCAGGCCCTCCCAGCCATCCAGTTCTGCCCCCCAGCTGACAGAGGCCCCCTCCACTGGTGTGGATCCCAGTCAATCAACTCCCGCCACCACCTCATTGGCTGTGGAAGCCGTCAATCTGCCATTGCCACAGAAACTAGGCTTGGTCCCACAGACAGTGCAGTACCAGCCACCACCACCCCCCCACTTCCTTCCTCCACCCACTCTACTCCCTCCACCCATTGTCTCTACCCCAGCCACCCCCCAGAGCCCTCCGGTGGCTGTCCCCCCCACACCCAGCAGCCCCTCCCTagcctctctcttccactctttgGGGCGCACTATCTCTCGCTTccgctcctccccttcctcctcccccaccaACTCACTGCCCCTCTCcacatccccctctttctcttcctKCTCTTCGGAGGACGAGGTGCTACTTATCCCCCTCTCCGAGGACACAACCCCAGAGGACGACGTGCCCCTGCTTACACTCGACCCCTGA